A segment of the Oncorhynchus tshawytscha isolate Ot180627B linkage group LG19, Otsh_v2.0, whole genome shotgun sequence genome:
GTAAGTACAAAATAGCAGATCAACTGGCAAATAAATATACGAACAAGCAACATGTTAATGAATAAATACAGCATGCAAATATACAAACAGAATTCAGACCTTGAAAACCTTATCGGTCTTTAATTTCCAGTGTCTAATTGTCGTGAACTCTCAAATTGTAAAAACCCTTAGCGGTTTGACTGTAGAGGCTATTGACATGGTAACATCAGATTAAACTTCCTCTAGAACAACATAGACTGAAGAGACTTGCGGACAGTGGCCATCTCTTGCTGTTgctgtggacagagagagataggttaTAACACTCAAGTAACCAATGGGAAATCATTCCAGATTTTAAGAAATAAAAAAAttgaatcaaattgtatttgtcacatgcgccgaatactttTTGTGGCTGTTGGACTTCCTGAGCCAACGCTCACAGCGAGTCAAAATAGGTCCCCACGTGTCAGACATACGCAAtaccaacacaggctctcctcagggatgtgttttgacCCCACTCCTGTACATCTTGTACACTAATAGTTGTACTAGTTCCCATTCTGACAGACACCTTATTAAGTTCACTGATGACACtgccttgatcagcctgttgcatgatgacgagGAACATCATGGCCCGTTCCTAGAACATCATGGCCCGTTCCTAGATGactttgtagagtggtgtgaggaatcacacttggtcctcaataccaacaagaccaaagagatgtgcatagacttcaggaagtgttcaccacctacctctgcaacatctatcagaggtcagaatttagagattgtagaggaatacaaatacctgggtgtccacTTGGACAATACGCTTCAAtggagtaaatgtacagacctgatctacaaGAAGAGCCAACAGACTGTACTTTCTCAAAAAGCTGGGATCTTTTAAtgtagactgtactatactgactgtttTACAAATCTTTAATTGATAGTATTttaactttttgtattgtttgttggtttggcaatgcccACTGTCAGCCATAGAAATATGCTTTAGACggattatcaccacagcaagcaaggtactaggagtcaaacagacaggcctggatgagatctttaaggtcagggccctccgcaaggctcacaaaatcattttagaccaaagccaccccctgtacccatactttgaactactcccctccgggcgcaggtatagggcacccctcgGCACATCACATCTGTTTTTCCTGCTAGGTGtggatatccctcctaaatagctcggtCTAATGTTCCTATcaactcagtaaggccagcaggctcgtcttcaaaaaaataaaatgttttattggtATGTTACTGTTATAACTTTctcctgaaactcgtcagtctattcttgttctgagaaatgaagcctATTCCATGggataaattgccaagaaactgaagatctcgtacaacgttgtgtactactcccttcacagaaaagcgcaaactggccctaaccagaatagaaagaggaatgggaggccctggtgcacaactgagcaaaaggacaagtgcattagagtgtctagtttgagaaacagacgcctcaagtcctcaactggcagcttcattaaatagtaaccgCAAAACACCAGTAAAACCTTATTAAAATcccccaccataataatagagtctagtgtggcttgtagagttgataaattcttatatatattttcaaagaagcttggatcatcattatttggactgtataggttaataagccatatctgtttattgtccaataacatatttaaaataatccatctatcttgatgatctgtttggacaatttgcacatttggatcaaaatgaCTGTTAATTAATATAATCACCCCTTCTTGAATTGTTTACCCATTGgagaaatacactgctcaaaaaaataaagggaacactaaaataacacaccctagatctgaatgaatgaaatattcttattataaacttttttctttacatagttgaatgtgctgacaacaaaatcacacaaaaattatcaatggaaatcaaatttatcaacccatggaggtctggatttggagtcacactcaaaattaaagtggaaaaccacactacaggctgatccaactttgatgtaatgtccttaaaacaagtcaaaatgaggctcagtaatgtgtgtggcctccacgtgcctgtatgacctccctacaacgcctgggcatgctcctgatgaggttgcggatggtctcctgagggatctcctcccagacctggactaaagcatccgccaactcctggacagtctgtggtgcaatggagCAAGACATgctgtcccagatgtgctcaattggattcaggtctggggaacgggcgggccagtccatagcatcaatgccttcctcttgcaggaactgctgacacactccagccacctgaggtctagcattgtcttgcattaggaggaacccagggccaaccgcaccagcatatggtctcacaaggggtctgaggatctcatctcggtacctaatggcagtcaggctacctctggcgagcacattgagggctgtgcggccccccaaagaaatgccaccccacaccatgactgacccaccgccaaactggtcatgctggaggatgtttcaggcagcagaacgttctccacggcatctccagactgtcacgtctgtcacatgtgctcagtgtgaacctgctttcatctgtgaagagcacagggcgccagtgacgaatttgccaatcttggtgttctctggcaaatgaaaaacgtcctgcacggtgttgggctgtaagcacaacccccacctgtggacgtcgggccctcataccaccctcatggagtctgtttctgactgtttgagcagacacatgcacatttgtggcctgctggaggtcattttgcagggctctggcagtgctcctccttgcacaaaggcggaggtagtggtcctgctgctgggttgttgccctcctacggcctcctccacgtctcctgatgtactggcctgtctcctggcagcgcctccatgctctggacactatgctgacagacacagcaaaccttcttgccacagctcgcattgatgtgccatcctggatgagctgcactacctgagccacttgtgtgggttgtagacttcgtctcatgctaccactagagtgaaagcaccgccagcattcaaaagtgaccaaaacatcagccaggaagcataggaactgagaagtggtctgtggtccccacctgctgaaccactcctttattgggggtgtcttgctaattgcctataatttccaccatgtgaaatttattgtcaatcagttttgcttcctaagtggacagtttgatttcacagaagtgtgattgacttggagttacattgtgttgtttaagtgttccctttatttttttgagcagtgtatattccccCCTCCAGTCCTCtttccacaaaacttcatctaaaatgactgaatgagtttcctgtaaacaatatatTACACTcattctcttttagccaggtaaatactgatcgtcttttcttattatctgctaagccattacaattacaactggctatacttatttcaccacttaccataatgagacacaaGTTGAATttctatttatcaaaatatgtttgtaaatgtacaattaaaaagtaacatgatgattgaatgtctatatagctgtaccatgacatttgcattgctacttagtaaacctccaattggtccccactattccacccgctaaaacCCCTCCCCATCCcaagttgggttgtcatcccaatgcccgGCAGACCACCCCCGACCCCATAGACCCGGAGACATCCTTCcaaaagagcacacagtgccacccacagaacagaagcagatcaacCGCCAAATACATTTCCATCACCCTCACTtcaatttgtattatatatagccattaaaaaataaatatacagtgccttgcgaaagtattcggcccccttgaactttgcgaccttttgccacatttcaggcttcaaacaaagatataaaactgtatttttttgtgaagaatcaacaacaagtgggacacaatcatgaagtggaacgacatttattggatatttcaaacttttttaacaaatcaaaaactgaaaaattgggcgtgcaaaattattcagcctctttactttcagtgcagcttccagaagttcagtgaggatctgaatgatccaatgttgacctaaatgactaatgatgataaatacaatccacctgtgtgtaatcaagtctccgtataaatgcacctgcactgtgatagtctcagaggtccgttaaaagcgcagagagcatcatgaagaacaaggaacacaccaggcaggtccgagatactgttgtgaagaagtttaaagccggatttggatacaaaaagatttcccaagctttaaacatcccaaggagcactgtgcaagcgataatattgaaatggaaggagtatcagaccactgcaaatctacacaAGACCTGCCGTCCCTCTAAAagtacaaggagaagactgatcagagatgcagccaagattgatcactctggatgaattctcaaggacaacaatcagtcgtatattgcacaaatctggcctttatggaagagtggcaagaagaaaatttcttaaagatatccatcaaaaacgtttaaagtttgccacaagccacctgggagacacaccaaacatgtggaagaaagatgcaaaattgaacttttggcaacaatgcaaaacgttatgtttgcgTAAatgcaacacagctcatcaccctgaacacaacatccccactgtcaaacatggtggtggcagcatcatggtttgggcctgcttttcttcagcagggacagtggttaaaattgatgggaagatggatggagccaaatacaggaccattctggaagaaaacctgatggagtctgcaaaagacctgagactgggacagagatttgtcttccaacaagacaatgatccaaaacataaagcaaaatctacaatgaatggttcaaaaataaacatatccaggtgttagaacggccaagtcaaagtccagactcGAGAATTGTtgcaaatgctctccatccaacctcactgagctcgagctgttttgcaaggaggaatgggaaaaaatttcagtctctcgatgtgcaaaactgatagagacataccccaagcaacttacagctgtaatcgcagcaaaagtgCAATAATTttcgcccaatttttcagtttttgatttgttaaaaagtttgaaatatccaataaatgtcattccacttcatgattgtgtcccacttgttgttgattcttcacaaaaaaatacagttttcatCTTTATGTTTCCAGTCGCAAAgttgggtcagaaggttacatacactaaggaagcttctgataggctaaaattgacatcatttctagttaacaaactatagttttggcaagtctactTTGTACAATCTACTTtggcatgacaagtaatttttccaacaattgtttacagacaaattatttcctATAATTCACTTCCACAGAATCatgggtcaattggaggtgtacctgtggatgtatttcaaggcctaccttcaaacccagtgcctctttgcttgacatcatgggaaaatcaaagaagatcagccaagacctcagattgtagacctccacaagcctggttcatctttgggagcaatatccaaacgcctgaaggtaccacgttcatctgtacaaacaatagtacgcaagtataaacaccatggcaccacgcagccgtcataccgctcaggaaggagacgcgttctgtctcctagagatgaatgtactttgttgcgaaaagtgcaattcaatcccagaacaacagcaaaggaccttgtgaagatgctggaggaaacaggtacaaaagtatctatattcaaagtaaaacgagtcctatattgacataacctgaaaggtcgctcagcaaggaagaagccactgctccaaaaccgccataaaaaaagccagactacggtttgcaactgcacatgggggcaaagatcgtactttttggagaaatgtcctctagtctgatgaaacaaaaatagaaccgtttggccataatgaccatcgttatgtttggagggaaaaggggaggcttgcaagccgaagaacaccatccaaactgtgaagaacaggggtggcagcatcttgttgtgggggtgctttgctgcatgaaggactggtgcacttcacaaaataggtggcatcatgagggaggacaattgtgtggatatattgaagcaagtcaggaagttaaagcttggtcgcaaataggtcttccaaatggacaatgacgccaagcatacttccaaagttgttgcaaaatggcttaaggacaacaaagtcaaggtattggagtggccatcacaaagccctgacctcaatcctatagaaaacttgtgggcagaactgcgTGTGCaagcaatgaggcctacaaacctgactctgttacaccagctctgtcaggaggaatgggtcaaaattcacccaacttattgtgagaagcttgtggaaggttatcCGAAACgtctgacccaagttaaacaatttaaaggcaatgctaccaaatactaattgagtgcatgtaaagttctgacccacttcgaatgtgatgaaagaaataaaagctgaaataaatcattctctctactattattctgacatttcacattattaaaataaagtggtgatcataactgacctaagtaagacagggaatttttacaaggattaaatgtcaggaattgtgaaaaactgagtttaaatgtatatggctaaggtgtatgtaaacctccgacttcaactgtatttgtattttatatatagCCATTAAAATTTAATTAAATCCTGTTTCTTATTTTCCATAATTAGCtattaatatttgtagtaatgtagGCAATTTATGTAAAGGATTTTTACTTCTCACCAGTCTCGCCATTACCAAAATTACATTATGGCAAGCAATTATTATAttagcaaacaattattgtgaatcatcctatattgtccctaacatcttttactccctcgtaacagttgtgggatacacacTCAACCACTTTCCCACACAACAACCATAGATTCTCAACAGTTGGACCATCCCAgggcccaactcaagaaaggtcatgatttacgaatgcatatacagttgcagctgtatgaGAAGGCCTGCAAAACTGAGCAAAAACAATGGGCAGAAATGGGGAAATTTGATTAACCATTGTCACTTCCTAGATGATGGAGGTCAAATATACCCCCTTCCCCTACCTAACTTTGtgcaaatatacatagaccgccaccccttgtattaccagaggccgctgttctatcctgccgaaaaagCTTAAAACCAGTCAGCTGTATTTTattcatgtcgttgttcagccacgattcGGTGAAATATAAGAtaatacagtttttaatgtcccattggtaggatatacatgatcgtagtttgtctattttattatcgattgattgtacgttggctaataggaccgatggaAAAGGTACCCTCTCGGcgacggatccttacaaggcacccagacCTTCGTCCTCGATACCTTGTCGggcgtctgaagtaaatccttattgtacaaaataagttacaaataacgccaaaaaaacatacacaatagcacaattggttacgggatcgtaaaacggcagccatctccttcgGCGACATTCTTCTTGCCATAACTCAATGGTAGCCAGAAATGAGTAGGAGTTGGACGCAACATAACTTCTGTCATAAATTAATAAGCAGTTTCAATTTACTTTAATTAACCCTCAGACATGAAGGCTACATGACGTGAAAATAAGTTATTTTTGACCGTTTGCTAGCTTTGAGCCAAGCCAATTAGCTGAACTTAACATAATTTTGTCAtgtgtacaatttttttttaactgtCGAAGTGATTGACATTGCGTAACTCACAGTGTCCATCATAACTTTCTTCTGCAACACTGCCATCTCCTTCTTCAGCTCCACCTGTGCCCCCTGCAAGAAGGTCTCATggctcttctccatctcctccatgttCTTAAAAAGACATTATGACAAACTCAAGAGTTTCAATTATTTTAATTAACTTGATAGAAAGATATGGGTTGAAATTGAATCATTCCAAATAGCGTTTTTTTTGCACTTCAATTTGACAGGTGTTTTGATTTGTACAATAGTGTGTTGGAGAACAGCAGCGAGTTGACGCGTAATTTTGAAATTGGTACTCCCGTAGCATGTGTCGCATGACCCGTAAATGCAGAAAACAAACCTGACGGAGAAGTCATCTAGCGAATGCCACAGGACGGCCGATTTATAAATTAAGTACCATACTGATGTGCAAATCAAAAACACTTGTGTAAAATTCCTCATCTGTAATGATGGAATTCCAGCTATGGATCAGTGTCTTTGGGAGCATTTGCACCTGCCTAACATTGTATGAGGAAACTGTCATCTGGGACTCGCCTTAATGAACTGCTCGTATAGCTCTTTGATGGTTTTCAGTTTCTGGCTTTGCACCACTCTAGCCTGCTGGAACAGTTTTTGTTGCTGGCGAAACAAGTTCTACAGAGGAAAATATCATGTTACATTTCAGCTGTATACTGTATCTGAGTCCCGAAAAAGTTGCATTATCAGTACACAGAAAAGCACTGACATTCAATTTTTCCTCCTGATCCTCGGATTTCTGTGCATCAATCTCCCATTGCTGCAGCACAGATGACACCTGCTGTGAGTACTCCTGAGTCAGCTTCTGCCTGCAAAAACACCCAGTAGACAAAGTTTTCACCGTTACCCAAGACAAATAACAAAGTGCAAAGCAAACATCAGATGTAGGCTAATAAATGTGTAAACTAATGGCAATAAAATGGTGTCTGGGATAGGATTTTGGCCACTACAGTGATATCAAATGTTACCTGGCTTGTGTAGTCATTGACAATGCGCCCAAACATAATTATATTCttagttttgttgttgttgctggagTCTGGGTGCTTGATTTGAGAGCATGCATATTGTTTCAAAGGTGATCCAAAAACATTGACACAAAGAGCAAGCTACGATACAAAAATTCAACTGGCAGTGTTCATGGAGATTTTAACGAGAACAAAGCAAAACTTTCGGGTAGAAGTATACTTCTGATTGGTACCTTAGTATTCTTCAGCTCCATCTGAATAAAGAAAACACCTAGCTAAACAAAGAATGCAGACAATATTTTCGGAGGAATTTTTTCACGTAATGTATATGACAAACTGGGTGCCATCTGTGTGTACatttgatatatttttttatttaactaggcaagtcagttaagaacaaattcttatttacaatgatggcctacaccggccaaacccggatgacgctgggccaattgtgcgccgccctaatgggactcccaatcactgccggttgtgatactgCCTATATTCAATGCCAGGAGGTGTTGCTGAGGTGAAGGAGGGCTAACATGCCTCACACAATCTCTGGTCTCAGCAGGTGTTGTTACCTTTGTGCATACTGGGTATTCCACAGCTGCTCCAGTTTCTGATTGCTGCCCTTCAGTGAGCTCTTGGTGAAGGTCTCTAAACGTTTCCTCTTGGCTTGCATGGCTTTGCTTATATCAGCTATGAAACAAATACTAATTTGAGACAAAcatgtattaaagaacataacaTAAGCCTACCTTTGGTTACAACCTTAACCAACAGTTGTTTtagagtgtatatatatatatatatagctattgTCTAGCTAAAATAAATCACATTGTGATAAACTTGCCTCCAAATCTCTCCAACATGGTTTGTACCTCGTTCCTAGGGAATGCCAAGATTCAAGAAACAATTACAAGGATGAAGGCTCAATTAGACGGATTGTAAGAGGCCGTTGCTGGTAGGAAGCTTAGTTTATGTTTGCTTACTTTATAACTTACCCCACTCCAACTTTTAGATCATCCTCCTCAAATGACCTTTTCTTGGCCATCTTGTCAACAACAGGAGTTTCATCTATGGACATTGGCAGAGATGAAGGTGATAAGATACCACATAGGGTAAATAGCTGTTAGCTAGCCCAAATGGGGTCAGAAAACCAATTGCCTTTgcatagctaacgttagttagttagctagataCCTTCTCGGATGTCATCCTCTGAACAACTCAGTCCTGTCTTTTCGTCCTCAAGAGCGAAATCAAACGATTTTATGTCAGTTGAGTCTTCTGCATGCTTCGTTTTCTTTGACTGTTTTCTCCCAGTGGAGGCCATTAACAGTACCGGACGTGTGTTAATTCTAGCCAAAAATCTAAGGAACACACTAGACTAACTAACTACTGTTTAAATTAAGTGAGGATGAATACTAGTCACTGCTACCGCTATAACCTACTGTAATTTCGACATAAGTCAAATGTTTATTAGTTgctaatactgtatatatttatacagtCGTCGGTCAGTCTACGTTATGGTTACGTTATTGCTGCTGTAGCGTTTCCACAGAGTCTCTAAAGTAAACTGTATTTGACGTTCCTGCTGGTCTGTTCCCGCCAAGGAAAATATAATTGGTTCTCCAGGATTTCGCGCCATGATAGCACGAGCTTGCTATGAAATCTTAAGAGGCAGGACGACCTAAACCAGACTTCAAAGACACTCAAATCCAGATCTTGTAGTTGTATCTAGGCTAGCTAGAAGAATACAGGGATCAAATATACAGTAGCTGCAAGCAGCAATGCCAGGGTTCAGATATGGGCCCATTGTGCAGCCACCAGGAAAAATTTGACACATTTCCCTATAACAAGTTACATCAGTACTGTTTACCAGGCTTGCCAAATATCAGAACTccaaattcaaaaggcactcgcacatctgagcaatcttttttgcaggtgcatggtaacagttgaacaagattaaggaaaaaggaaaccacacactgctcttgatagtaacAATGAACTTTAATAAGCTTACGTGttggcctcacggccttcgtcaaaAGTCCTGACAAAGGCcatgaggccgatacgtaagcttattaaagTTCAGTgttactatcaagagcagtgtgcggtttcttTTTTCCTTCAAATATCAGAACTCAAAATCAAACTGATCATGCAAGATAATATTATTTTGATGAATTGTGGCCCGTTTAAGGATATTGAttactttaaaatgtatttatctaCAGAATCTGCACCAAATTTGGCATACAGCATCTATTTATGCACATCTTCAAACACAATATTTTCCAAGACTCTTGAAACGATATGGCCGGTATGAGCCAATGAGCTTGTGTAAATGATTTGTCCTGTCTAACAACGGCACTATGTGGCCAAACAAAACCTATACTTTGCAGGGTAGGTAGACACATTTCCTTGAGCATTTTTGCCAAATTTCATCACTCTGAGTCAAAAAGATTGAGATATAAACATGGGCCCGTTATAGCGCCACCGTGTGGTTGATCTATACTCGGCTATACTCtgacttgtctcaggatggtaagttggtggttgaagatatccctctagtggtgtgggggctgtgctttggcaaagtgggtgtggttatatcctgcctgtttggccctgtttgggggtatcatcggatggggccacagtgtctcctgacccctcctgtctcagcctccagtatttatgctgcagtagtttatgtgtcggggggctagggtcagtctgttatatctggagtatttctcctgtcttatccggtgtcctgtgtgaatttaagtatgctctctctaattctctctttctttctctctctcggaggacctgagccctaggaccatgcctcaggactacctggcatgatga
Coding sequences within it:
- the sycp3 gene encoding synaptonemal complex protein 3: MASTGRKQSKKTKHAEDSTDIKSFDFALEDEKTGLSCSEDDIREDETPVVDKMAKKRSFEEDDLKVGVGNEVQTMLERFGADISKAMQAKRKRLETFTKSSLKGSNQKLEQLWNTQYAQRQKLTQEYSQQVSSVLQQWEIDAQKSEDQEEKLNNLFRQQQKLFQQARVVQSQKLKTIKELYEQFIKNMEEMEKSHETFLQGAQVELKKEMAVLQKKVMMDTQQQEMATVRKSLQSMLF